AAACCAAGTATTGCCGCTAATACGCCACCAGATACACCAGGAAGAATAAACCCTAGAGCAATGAATATCCCTTTGAAAAAGCGTATAAACCACTCTTTAATGTTACTATTGTTCATAAGTAGCACCTCAATATGATGTATATTATTGTTCTAAGTGTTTTACTGCATACTGCCAATTACACTAAGCTTAAAAATTGCTTAATATTCCATTAAAGCTAGGAATGGCACTTCGCCAGCTTCCATAATTTTTTCACGGCCTTGCAAGTTTTCTAGTTCTATAATAAAAGCTACGCCAGCAACGATGCCACCAAGTTTTTCAATAATTTCACGTGTAGCATTAATAGTGCCACCTGTCGCTAGTAAGTCATCAACAATCAGCACACGTTGTCCTGGCTTAATAGCATCTTTATGAATTTCTAGCTCATTAACACCACCATACTCTAGTGTGTATGATGCTGATACAGCTTCACGAGGTAATTTACCACCTTTACGAGCTGGAACAAAGCCGATATTCATCGCATACGCCAGCGGAGAACCTACAATAAATCCACGTGATTCAGGACCAGCAATTAAATCAACGTTTAAATTTTTAGCAAAATCAGCAATAGCATCTACTGCTTGCTTATAGGCCACACCATCACCCATTAATGGTGAAATATCACGAAAACTGACACCTGGTTCAGGGTAATCTTCAACTGTTGCAACAAAATCATGTAAGTCTACTGTCATTCTAAATCTCAGAGCTATCGCTCATACTTTCTTTTTAACGATTTGCCAAATACTTTTGGTATGTTATTGACGTGGTTAAGGGTTTTTGTGCTGCTCCCGAAATAATTGTAACAAATCCATTAGTAACATGCACGAAACCTAATTCAATAAATACTTGAATCATAATGTTCAAATCGTTCTTATTGATATTTAACTGCTCCGCTATTTTATCCAAGTTCTGCGCAAAATTTAAATCCTGATGTGCGTAAATGAATTTATATACTTGAGCAAAAAACTTTTTATGAGCAGCATTTTCAGCAGTTGCCTCTGGTGTATTAATAGCAGTTAGTAGAAGCTGTATTGTTTTGCGCCCACGGAAATAATTAATGCCAAGAGTCGCAGCAAATGATAGCCCTACAGGATTAGCAACCATAGGCACCCAATCTGGATGGTTAAAGCCAACCGCTTCAACATTATTTTCTAAAGCTAACTTAATATGTTGCTTTAAGTTTCCCATGGTTGTTACTTTATTAATC
The Leuconostoc suionicum genome window above contains:
- a CDS encoding adenine phosphoribosyltransferase encodes the protein MTVDLHDFVATVEDYPEPGVSFRDISPLMGDGVAYKQAVDAIADFAKNLNVDLIAGPESRGFIVGSPLAYAMNIGFVPARKGGKLPREAVSASYTLEYGGVNELEIHKDAIKPGQRVLIVDDLLATGGTINATREIIEKLGGIVAGVAFIIELENLQGREKIMEAGEVPFLALMEY